The Niastella koreensis GR20-10 genome includes a window with the following:
- the allE gene encoding (S)-ureidoglycine aminohydrolase — protein sequence MEISALTRSVVKQNHAVICPDGYVNSNVPGWTNCTVNVIINEQMGARLCQTLITMQKEGALTGSTNQSQIFFYMIEGSCKAAVSGETKVLTPGQFVYIPIQKEYVFDEATAGAKLLTFHKVYEPLQEAPAPTTIFGDAATVPGPTYLNDPALRLQVLLPDNLSFDMAVNIFTYDPGGHLPFVETHIMEHGLLYLQGQGVYMLDHQWYPIKKGDSIWMAPYCQQWFTAMGKEPAVYIYYKNVNRFPTVI from the coding sequence ATGGAAATATCAGCGCTAACAAGATCGGTCGTAAAACAAAACCATGCAGTTATTTGTCCCGATGGCTATGTAAACAGCAACGTGCCCGGCTGGACGAACTGCACTGTTAATGTAATCATCAATGAACAAATGGGCGCCCGGCTTTGCCAAACGTTGATCACTATGCAGAAAGAAGGCGCCCTCACCGGAAGCACGAATCAATCGCAGATCTTCTTTTATATGATCGAAGGCAGTTGCAAGGCTGCTGTAAGCGGAGAAACAAAAGTATTAACACCCGGGCAGTTTGTATATATTCCTATTCAAAAGGAGTATGTATTTGATGAAGCGACTGCCGGCGCCAAACTCCTCACCTTTCATAAAGTGTATGAGCCTTTGCAGGAGGCACCGGCGCCAACAACCATTTTCGGCGATGCGGCCACCGTTCCAGGCCCTACCTATCTGAATGATCCTGCATTACGGTTACAGGTACTGTTGCCAGATAACCTGTCTTTTGATATGGCCGTGAATATTTTCACGTATGATCCCGGCGGACATTTGCCTTTTGTAGAAACACACATCATGGAACATGGTTTGCTGTATTTGCAGGGACAGGGTGTATATATGCTCGATCATCAATGGTACCCGATAAAAAAAGGAGATTCCATCTGGATGGCGCCCTACTGCCAGCAATGGTTCACGGCAATGGGCAAAGAACCGGCAGTATACATTTACTACAAGAATGTAAACAGGTTCCCTACGGTAATATAA
- a CDS encoding SusC/RagA family TonB-linked outer membrane protein — MTRICLMFCLVVCLPTIAHAQYTISVDNVPLKKVIKELEKDGKFFFAYRTDLLKGSERVSVHVRDGTAEEVLEQALRGLGLRYMIAGKIVTVGIDSSAARFQKPKGWTIEGIVLSEAGEPLGKVTVQESGTQTGTTSNNDGQFNINLKPNALLTFSSVGYDSVQKIINDQSFLTIRLKPRIKDLDETLITGYGKTSKRYNTGSIFKVNAVDLARQPVADPLAALEGRVPGLLITQSNGLPGASYKVQLRGQSSIGIKPGQLPSNDPLFIIDGVPYAPNNSLLLGVTSGSALGENGRSPLSFINLSDIDNIEILKDADATAIYGSRGSNGVILISTKRGIAGKPSFTVNINNGYSRITRYPDMLNTSQYVQMRKEALGNDSLPVNKNNAPDLVVWDTARYTDFKKMLIGGQAVTSNVQLSVTGGSKRLQYLVGTAYHRETTVFPGDLNNQRFSGHVNLHYQNRDSNLNVSLSVMALNDRNKSIFSDLTNYVNLAPNTPVLYDSVGKLNWIQGDQPFVNPLSYLLKTYESKTNNVLGNLDINYRIVKNLVFKTSLGYNRLGLDEISVQPGSSISPISVPNARGNSYFGKIVYNSWIAEPQLEYSKYVGIGKISALLGSTMQVQKYSVKKIDAFNFPDDTQLRNVSAADSIIPTDTKTEYRYGGVFARLNGILSDRYLINLTGRSDGSSRFGPGKQVGNFWSAGLGWLFSNEPFIKNNVPFISFGKLRSSYGVTGNDQIGDYKYLDKWQDIPGGGSYLGSRGINPVQLADSNYSWEVNRKLEAALELGLFKDKLMFSLAYYRNRTGNQLIAYSLPGITGFPNYAAKNSPAVVQNTGWEIQLQAKSPINKQWQWYGSVLLTVPRNKLIAFPNLKNSTYKNSLVIGQSLSVFQGFSYTGVNKATGLYDFKDQDGDGHLKYPEDYRILGNFDPVWFGSIHNNLQYKGWQLDIFLELRKQRAYGNLYYMYFGDNSPGKMSTNLSTLSLNRWQLNPDNATLQKLTTGANDEINNAINNFMQSDGIVDNAFYCRVRNIELSWRLPGQWLKSVSLKNCRVYLQAQNLFTITPYKGTDPETLNPLTLPPLRTMAAGIELSF, encoded by the coding sequence ATGACAAGAATTTGTTTAATGTTTTGTTTAGTGGTGTGTCTGCCAACGATTGCCCATGCTCAGTATACCATATCCGTGGATAATGTTCCACTCAAGAAAGTAATAAAGGAGCTTGAAAAGGATGGTAAGTTCTTTTTTGCTTACAGGACTGATCTGCTCAAGGGCTCCGAGCGGGTTTCGGTGCATGTGCGGGATGGTACTGCTGAAGAGGTGCTTGAGCAGGCATTGCGGGGATTGGGATTACGGTACATGATCGCTGGTAAAATAGTTACTGTAGGGATTGATTCTTCTGCTGCCCGGTTTCAAAAACCTAAAGGGTGGACAATCGAAGGCATTGTGCTCAGTGAAGCCGGTGAACCATTGGGAAAAGTAACCGTACAGGAGAGCGGTACACAAACTGGTACTACTTCCAATAACGATGGACAATTTAATATTAACCTGAAGCCCAATGCCCTTTTAACTTTTAGTAGTGTGGGGTACGACTCAGTTCAAAAAATAATAAACGATCAATCCTTTCTTACCATCCGGTTAAAACCCAGGATAAAAGACCTGGATGAAACGCTTATTACCGGGTATGGTAAAACTTCAAAACGGTATAATACCGGCTCCATCTTTAAAGTAAACGCGGTTGATCTTGCCCGCCAGCCGGTTGCTGATCCGCTGGCAGCACTGGAGGGCCGCGTGCCCGGGTTGCTTATCACTCAAAGCAACGGGTTGCCTGGCGCTTCCTACAAAGTTCAATTACGCGGACAAAGCTCCATTGGTATCAAGCCTGGTCAATTACCATCCAACGATCCATTATTTATTATCGATGGGGTTCCCTATGCGCCAAATAATAGCTTGTTGCTAGGGGTAACTTCCGGTTCAGCACTGGGTGAAAATGGAAGAAGCCCGCTTTCGTTTATTAATCTCAGCGATATTGACAATATTGAAATTTTGAAAGATGCCGACGCTACGGCTATTTACGGTAGCCGGGGCTCCAATGGGGTAATACTTATCAGTACTAAAAGAGGAATTGCTGGTAAGCCATCTTTTACGGTTAATATCAATAATGGTTATAGCCGGATTACCCGCTATCCTGATATGTTGAATACCTCGCAGTATGTGCAGATGCGAAAAGAGGCACTGGGTAACGATAGTTTGCCGGTAAACAAAAATAATGCTCCAGACCTGGTGGTATGGGATACGGCCCGGTATACCGATTTTAAGAAGATGCTGATCGGCGGTCAGGCAGTTACCAGCAATGTTCAACTTTCTGTTACCGGTGGTTCAAAGCGGTTGCAATATTTAGTGGGAACGGCTTATCACCGGGAAACGACTGTATTCCCGGGTGACCTTAATAATCAACGATTCTCAGGCCATGTTAATCTTCATTATCAGAACCGGGATTCAAATTTGAATGTTTCGTTGTCGGTAATGGCATTAAATGATAGAAATAAATCAATATTCAGTGACCTTACCAACTATGTAAATCTGGCGCCCAATACTCCTGTTTTGTATGATTCTGTGGGTAAGTTAAACTGGATCCAGGGAGATCAGCCATTCGTAAATCCATTATCGTATCTGCTTAAGACTTACGAATCAAAGACCAATAATGTATTAGGCAACCTGGATATTAACTACCGCATTGTAAAGAACCTGGTTTTTAAAACAAGCCTTGGGTATAACCGGCTTGGTTTAGATGAGATCAGCGTACAACCTGGCAGTAGCATAAGTCCCATTTCAGTCCCCAATGCCCGGGGCAATTCCTATTTTGGAAAAATAGTATATAACAGCTGGATTGCAGAACCACAATTGGAATACAGCAAATATGTAGGCATAGGAAAGATCTCGGCGTTGTTGGGCTCTACCATGCAGGTGCAAAAATATTCTGTGAAAAAGATTGATGCCTTTAATTTTCCGGACGATACACAATTGCGGAATGTAAGTGCCGCGGACTCTATAATTCCAACCGATACTAAGACTGAATACCGGTATGGCGGCGTATTTGCCCGCTTAAATGGCATTCTTTCAGACAGGTACCTGATAAATCTTACTGGGCGTTCGGATGGCAGTAGCCGGTTTGGGCCGGGTAAACAGGTGGGTAACTTTTGGTCTGCCGGCCTGGGTTGGTTGTTTTCAAACGAGCCTTTTATAAAGAATAATGTTCCGTTTATCAGTTTTGGTAAATTGCGTTCAAGCTATGGGGTTACCGGCAATGACCAGATCGGTGATTACAAATACCTGGATAAATGGCAGGATATACCCGGTGGTGGTTCTTATTTGGGGAGCAGAGGGATCAATCCGGTGCAGTTGGCAGATAGTAATTACAGCTGGGAAGTAAACCGCAAACTGGAAGCTGCGTTGGAGCTGGGCTTGTTCAAAGATAAATTGATGTTCTCCCTGGCTTATTACCGGAACCGTACCGGCAATCAATTGATTGCCTACAGCCTGCCTGGAATAACCGGTTTTCCCAACTATGCAGCTAAGAATTCCCCGGCGGTTGTGCAAAATACCGGTTGGGAAATACAGTTGCAGGCAAAGAGCCCAATTAATAAACAATGGCAATGGTATGGTAGTGTGTTGTTGACAGTCCCTCGCAATAAATTGATTGCATTTCCCAACCTGAAAAATTCAACTTATAAAAACTCGCTGGTTATTGGACAGTCACTATCTGTATTCCAGGGCTTTTCCTATACAGGCGTTAATAAGGCAACGGGGTTATATGATTTTAAAGACCAGGATGGTGATGGCCATCTCAAATACCCCGAGGATTACCGGATCCTGGGCAACTTTGATCCTGTTTGGTTTGGTTCCATCCATAACAACCTGCAGTATAAGGGCTGGCAACTGGATATATTTTTAGAGCTCAGGAAACAGCGGGCTTATGGCAATTTGTATTATATGTATTTCGGGGATAATAGCCCTGGTAAAATGTCAACAAATCTATCCACTCTTTCTTTAAACCGGTGGCAGTTGAATCCTGATAATGCCACCCTACAAAAATTGACTACCGGCGCCAATGATGAGATCAATAATGCAATCAACAATTTCATGCAATCAGATGGTATTGTTGACAATGCTTTCTATTGCCGGGTTAGAAATATTGAATTATCCTGGCGGCTCCCGGGGCAATGGTTAAAGAGTGTATCCTTGAAGAATTGCCGGGTATACCTGCAGGCGCAAAACCTGTTTACCATTACTCCGTATAAGGGAACAGACCCTGAAACCCTTAACCCGCTTACTTTACCGCCGTTACGCACTATGGCAGCAGGGATTGAATTAAGTTTTTAA
- a CDS encoding RNA polymerase sigma-70 factor produces MRNTDNLANENSKRLKQQQVPEFEKVFHLFHPALVFFARRLVNDAAIAQDIVTDVFVKLWQKKGDFDTVYSAKAFLYISTRNACLNHNHKVHYQSRIRENIRQQSTEVEVNEMNEAIHTEVVRQVYNIMGGLPEKCKEVMLLSYTKGLDCHEIARRMQLSVHTVRNQKNRGVHLVRNRFVFREEMVPIL; encoded by the coding sequence ATGAGGAATACAGACAATTTAGCGAATGAGAATAGTAAGCGCCTTAAACAACAACAGGTTCCTGAATTCGAGAAAGTGTTTCATTTGTTCCATCCAGCTCTTGTTTTTTTTGCCCGCCGTTTGGTTAACGACGCTGCCATTGCCCAGGATATTGTAACCGATGTATTTGTAAAACTCTGGCAAAAGAAAGGTGATTTTGATACGGTGTACTCGGCGAAAGCTTTTCTGTACATCAGCACCCGAAATGCCTGTCTTAACCATAACCACAAGGTGCATTACCAATCGCGTATCAGGGAAAACATTCGTCAACAATCGACTGAGGTTGAGGTAAACGAGATGAATGAGGCCATCCATACCGAGGTAGTACGCCAGGTTTACAATATCATGGGTGGTTTGCCGGAAAAATGCAAAGAGGTGATGCTGCTGAGTTATACCAAGGGGCTCGATTGCCATGAAATTGCCCGTCGTATGCAGCTTTCAGTACATACCGTGCGCAATCAGAAAAACAGGGGCGTGCATTTAGTCAGGAACAGGTTCGTATTCCGGGAAGAGATGGTGCCTATTTTGTAA
- the uraD gene encoding 2-oxo-4-hydroxy-4-carboxy-5-ureidoimidazoline decarboxylase, translated as MTIAEFDHLDITEKRTLLYSCCGSNTWVNNMLTALPAEDLVDLLGIAEEQWYLCHEPDWKEAFSQHPKIGDVASLKQKFAATAQWTEGEQASVKEASEQTLQQLAAGNQAYEQRFGYIFIVCATGKSADEMLQLLQQRLYNNPEVEIQIAMEEQLKITNLRLEKLFGITE; from the coding sequence ATGACCATCGCCGAATTCGATCACCTCGATATAACAGAAAAGAGAACACTGCTGTATTCCTGCTGCGGAAGTAACACCTGGGTAAACAATATGCTCACCGCCTTGCCGGCTGAGGACCTGGTTGATCTGTTGGGAATAGCCGAGGAGCAATGGTATCTCTGCCATGAGCCTGATTGGAAGGAGGCATTTTCACAGCATCCAAAAATTGGCGATGTAGCATCATTGAAACAAAAGTTTGCGGCCACCGCCCAGTGGACCGAAGGTGAGCAGGCATCGGTAAAGGAAGCTTCCGAACAAACCCTGCAACAACTGGCAGCCGGGAACCAGGCATACGAACAACGGTTTGGTTATATTTTCATCGTTTGTGCTACCGGTAAATCGGCCGATGAAATGCTGCAGTTATTACAACAACGATTGTATAATAACCCCGAAGTGGAGATCCAAATTGCCATGGAAGAACAGCTTAAAATTACCAACTTGAGGCTGGAGAAACTATTTGGCATCACCGAATAA
- a CDS encoding DUF2130 domain-containing protein: MATDIKCPSCGHKFAIEDAVSEDIKKELREKMQVFLKQKEDDFAKREKELILQVQHKDAEYAKKLQEEKVLLQQSLEVTLRKTIASDFETKLHLLQQANKDQENKLVEARQKEIEFLQKEQALKNKEAELELSVHRKLQEERVKLSEELRKLEEQKTATRENEYQLRLRELEKQLDDQKKLAEEMKRKAEQGSMQLQGEVQELILEEMLKSAFPFDLVSEVGKGIRGADCTLTIRNNLGQECGKIIFESKRTKHFDKNWIEKLKADMRSTSADIGVIVTQAMPEQVATFGQLDGIWICSFTDVLALVHVLRDGILKIFVAAKTHENKGDKMHMLYGYLTSNEFSEQWKAIREGFQAMNLSIQKEREAMEKLWKMRQKQLEKVLLNAAHIKGSIEGIAGNDNIQLDLIDDADPLVLDE, encoded by the coding sequence ATGGCTACAGATATAAAATGCCCGAGTTGTGGACACAAGTTTGCCATTGAAGATGCTGTTTCTGAAGATATTAAAAAAGAACTGAGGGAAAAGATGCAGGTTTTCCTGAAACAGAAAGAGGATGATTTTGCCAAAAGGGAGAAGGAACTTATCCTGCAGGTTCAACATAAAGATGCAGAGTATGCAAAAAAATTGCAGGAAGAAAAGGTGCTGCTGCAACAGTCGCTCGAAGTAACCCTGCGCAAAACCATTGCATCTGACTTTGAAACCAAACTGCACCTGTTGCAGCAGGCGAATAAAGACCAGGAAAATAAACTGGTAGAAGCCCGGCAAAAAGAGATTGAGTTTTTGCAAAAAGAGCAGGCGCTTAAAAATAAAGAGGCCGAACTGGAACTTTCTGTACACAGAAAATTACAGGAGGAACGGGTGAAGCTGTCAGAAGAATTGCGCAAGCTGGAAGAGCAAAAAACAGCCACCCGCGAAAACGAATACCAATTACGGTTGCGTGAACTGGAAAAACAGCTTGACGATCAGAAGAAGCTGGCTGAGGAAATGAAACGCAAGGCTGAACAGGGTTCCATGCAGTTACAAGGTGAAGTACAGGAACTGATCCTGGAAGAAATGCTGAAATCGGCCTTTCCCTTCGACCTGGTAAGTGAGGTAGGAAAAGGCATTCGCGGGGCAGACTGTACCCTTACCATTCGCAACAACCTGGGACAGGAATGCGGGAAGATCATCTTTGAAAGCAAACGCACCAAACATTTTGATAAAAACTGGATCGAAAAACTGAAGGCCGATATGCGCAGCACCAGTGCCGATATTGGCGTTATTGTTACCCAGGCCATGCCCGAACAGGTTGCTACTTTTGGGCAGCTCGACGGTATCTGGATCTGTTCATTTACCGATGTGCTGGCTCTCGTGCATGTGCTGCGGGATGGCATTCTGAAAATTTTCGTGGCAGCCAAAACCCATGAGAATAAGGGCGACAAAATGCATATGCTGTATGGGTATTTAACCAGCAACGAATTCAGCGAACAGTGGAAAGCCATCCGCGAAGGATTCCAGGCCATGAACCTGTCGATCCAGAAAGAACGCGAGGCTATGGAAAAATTGTGGAAGATGCGCCAGAAACAACTTGAAAAGGTATTATTGAATGCAGCCCATATCAAAGGGTCCATAGAAGGTATTGCCGGCAACGATAATATTCAATTAGATCTAATTGACGATGCTGACCCACTGGTGCTCGACGAATAA
- a CDS encoding RagB/SusD family nutrient uptake outer membrane protein, producing MDEPGDSLTMSTVFSNDSLAQAAVAGLYVKIMSSPKLFLNGGMSLYPALSADELQRANLPNFEDQFFNNSISPTNTLLNTNLWKAAYTYIYQCNICMEGLQKSTGVSAALKKQLLGEVQFVRALCYHYLVNLFGDVPLALGTNADVNAMLSRAPVDQVYQQIVADLTNASEELPDYYNLHTRPTKYAAQALLARVYLYTRQWGKAAEIASIVINSSRFWLEPELNNVFTAGSNEIIFQWVPVGDRMNSAEGFIFVPVNQKLNYWLSKDLLDVFESGDLRRLKWVNPVTIGTTTYYYPYKYKVITSPPPIHEYNVVLRLAEQYLIRAEAYAQLNRVDSAVNDLNAIRSRAELPVFSTTISADECLVRIEQERRIELFAEWGHRWFDLKRTNRANAVLNSKGSSWSTDDQLYPIPASELLLAPNLGQNPGYE from the coding sequence GTGGATGAACCAGGTGATTCATTAACTATGTCTACTGTTTTTTCAAACGATTCCCTGGCCCAGGCGGCAGTAGCAGGATTGTACGTAAAAATCATGAGCTCTCCCAAGCTCTTTTTAAATGGCGGGATGAGTTTATATCCAGCCCTTTCTGCCGATGAACTGCAACGCGCTAACCTCCCGAATTTTGAAGACCAGTTTTTTAATAATTCAATTAGCCCAACAAATACGTTGTTAAATACCAATCTGTGGAAGGCCGCTTATACCTACATCTACCAATGTAATATCTGTATGGAGGGGTTGCAAAAATCTACTGGTGTTAGTGCTGCATTAAAAAAACAATTGTTGGGAGAAGTGCAATTTGTACGGGCCTTGTGCTATCATTACCTGGTAAATTTATTTGGCGATGTGCCGCTGGCATTAGGTACAAATGCCGATGTAAATGCCATGTTATCGCGGGCCCCTGTTGATCAGGTCTATCAGCAAATAGTGGCTGATCTTACAAATGCCAGTGAAGAATTACCGGACTATTACAACTTGCACACCAGACCCACAAAATATGCTGCCCAGGCCTTATTAGCCCGGGTGTATTTATATACCCGGCAATGGGGTAAAGCCGCTGAGATAGCTTCGATCGTTATCAATTCAAGCCGGTTTTGGTTGGAACCGGAACTGAATAATGTGTTCACGGCTGGCAGTAACGAAATCATCTTTCAATGGGTTCCTGTGGGAGACAGAATGAATTCAGCGGAAGGGTTTATTTTTGTGCCTGTGAATCAGAAACTCAATTATTGGTTGAGTAAAGATTTATTAGATGTTTTTGAATCAGGAGATCTGCGTCGATTAAAATGGGTGAATCCAGTTACAATAGGTACGACTACTTATTATTATCCCTATAAATACAAAGTAATTACTTCTCCGCCTCCTATTCACGAATATAATGTGGTGTTGCGGCTGGCCGAACAATACCTGATACGTGCTGAAGCCTACGCGCAATTAAATAGAGTTGATAGTGCGGTGAATGATTTAAACGCCATCCGTAGCCGGGCGGAATTGCCGGTGTTCTCTACTACAATCAGCGCTGATGAGTGTTTGGTTAGAATAGAGCAGGAACGGCGGATAGAATTGTTTGCAGAATGGGGGCATCGCTGGTTTGATCTTAAACGAACCAACCGGGCTAATGCTGTGCTGAATTCAAAGGGGAGTAGTTGGAGCACAGACGACCAATTATATCCAATACCTGCATCCGAATTGCTTCTCGCTCCTAATCTTGGGCAGAATCCAGGTTATGAGTAA
- a CDS encoding FecR family protein: protein MASHKHIADLIGKHRSSSLNEHERQELQAWIDLCEENRMLFERIKSQGFVSDILLELYSTGINEEGATIRLMFPHQRQQPFVRALQMVAIIMGLLLTGIAVYSLLHRNRENKTIVVDNHLKDGLNDSLAPDVHRVTLKLANGRIVYLDSSVNGHIALQYRSVIYKRGDVVRYEWSTGDAHPELEYNTVTTPRARKFELELPDGSKAWLNASSSITFPTAFIDKKRVVQITGEVYFEVSRHAMVLGAEVERKPFVVEVNPLPGKGVGAVIEVMGTHFNVNAYGDEPVIKTTLLEGSVKVSNQYPQSRVAMQSATLTPGQQAKISGDGQMEVEAYTDIQDVIAWHKDLFIFNDLDIKLLMQQLARQYDYEVVFKEPVSGHYTLSVMRQMSINQILEALEFAGGVHFKLEGRTIVVSQ from the coding sequence TTGGCTAGCCATAAACATATTGCTGACCTTATTGGCAAACACCGGAGCAGTAGTTTGAACGAGCACGAAAGGCAGGAGCTGCAAGCGTGGATAGATCTGTGTGAAGAGAACCGGATGTTATTTGAACGTATAAAGAGCCAGGGCTTTGTCTCTGATATCCTGCTTGAATTATATAGCACAGGTATAAACGAAGAAGGGGCAACAATCAGGTTGATGTTCCCGCACCAAAGACAGCAACCTTTTGTTAGGGCCCTTCAAATGGTGGCCATTATTATGGGCCTGTTGCTTACCGGCATAGCCGTATATTCACTCCTGCACCGAAACCGAGAAAATAAAACCATCGTTGTTGACAACCATTTAAAAGATGGATTGAACGATAGCCTGGCGCCCGATGTGCACCGGGTTACATTAAAACTGGCTAATGGTCGTATCGTATACCTTGATAGCAGTGTAAATGGTCACATTGCATTGCAATACAGATCAGTTATATATAAGCGAGGGGATGTGGTGCGGTATGAGTGGTCAACCGGGGATGCTCATCCTGAATTGGAGTATAACACTGTCACCACTCCACGGGCAAGAAAGTTTGAGTTGGAATTGCCCGATGGCAGCAAAGCCTGGTTAAATGCTTCCTCAAGCATAACCTTTCCCACGGCGTTTATTGACAAAAAACGCGTGGTGCAAATAACCGGGGAGGTGTATTTTGAAGTGAGCCGCCATGCGATGGTGTTAGGGGCTGAAGTAGAAAGAAAGCCGTTTGTTGTAGAGGTTAACCCCCTTCCAGGAAAAGGAGTGGGAGCGGTTATTGAAGTAATGGGAACCCATTTTAATGTGAATGCATATGGTGATGAGCCCGTTATAAAAACTACATTATTGGAAGGAAGCGTGAAAGTGAGCAACCAGTATCCTCAATCCCGCGTAGCTATGCAGTCGGCTACATTAACACCGGGACAGCAGGCGAAGATAAGCGGCGATGGACAAATGGAAGTAGAAGCGTATACAGATATCCAGGATGTAATAGCCTGGCATAAAGATCTTTTCATATTCAATGATCTTGATATAAAACTGCTGATGCAACAGCTTGCCCGGCAGTATGATTATGAAGTAGTATTTAAAGAACCAGTTTCCGGACATTATACTTTATCCGTTATGAGACAAATGTCGATCAATCAAATTTTGGAGGCGCTTGAGTTTGCAGGTGGGGTACATTTTAAACTGGAGGGACGAACCATTGTCGTTTCTCAATAG
- the uraH gene encoding hydroxyisourate hydrolase, whose amino-acid sequence MSQLTTHILDTSLGQPAGGVLIVLYQQQNDDWKEIVRGITNRDGRITDWLPKEEILPAGQYKLKFETEEYYKQQMISSFYPFVEVVFSIADASHYHVPLLLNPFGYSTYRGS is encoded by the coding sequence ATGAGCCAGTTAACCACACATATCCTGGATACTTCCCTGGGCCAACCCGCAGGCGGTGTGCTGATCGTTTTATACCAGCAGCAAAACGATGACTGGAAAGAAATCGTGCGCGGTATAACCAACCGCGATGGCCGCATCACCGACTGGCTGCCCAAAGAAGAAATATTACCTGCCGGGCAATACAAACTCAAATTTGAAACGGAGGAATATTATAAACAGCAAATGATCTCTTCTTTCTATCCATTTGTAGAAGTGGTCTTTTCCATTGCCGACGCCTCACACTATCATGTGCCCCTGCTTTTAAACCCATTTGGTTATTCTACCTATCGCGGATCTTAA
- a CDS encoding DUF6986 family protein has translation MKFSIPEKEKQALLDQLQTANLQFQQTYPGDKPDRQPVHTVYGGANLFKADTCVKMGEIALKNLQTYAPNFVVLANVLQLSGYEQLPRHQNEIEALTNKLNKMPEGDRKQEAAWLSYTVYNKIIQKLQTEAVEDFRIDFEDGFGNRPDAEEDVTAVQAAQELATGMKNKTTSPFIGIRIKPFTEDLKQRGIRTLDIFLSTLLEQTHGVLPDNFVVMLPKVTIPEQVVTLVRLFELFEKTHQLTPGSLKMETMVEATQIIMDDEGRNPLLRIIKASEGRCIAAHFGTYDYTASCGITAKYQTMAHPVCDFAHHMTKVALAGTGIFLSDGATNVMPIGPHRGDTLTFEQMAENRESVHHAWRTGFHHTMHSLINGFYQGWDLNPAQLPMRYAATYNFFLNSYEDAVFRLKTFVERAAISTLTKDIFDDAATGQGLLNFFLKAMNCGAITEAEATATGLTIEEIRSRSFYRILEGRRNTKR, from the coding sequence ATGAAATTCTCCATACCGGAAAAAGAGAAACAGGCGCTGTTAGATCAGTTACAAACCGCCAATCTCCAGTTCCAGCAAACATACCCGGGTGATAAACCCGACCGTCAACCAGTACATACCGTTTATGGTGGCGCCAATTTATTTAAGGCAGACACCTGTGTTAAAATGGGAGAAATAGCATTAAAGAATCTGCAAACCTATGCGCCCAATTTTGTAGTACTGGCGAATGTGTTGCAATTATCCGGCTATGAACAGTTGCCCCGGCATCAAAACGAGATTGAAGCGCTTACCAATAAGCTGAATAAAATGCCCGAAGGAGACAGGAAACAGGAAGCAGCCTGGCTCTCCTACACCGTATATAACAAGATCATTCAAAAACTACAAACAGAAGCGGTAGAGGATTTCAGAATAGATTTTGAAGATGGTTTTGGCAACCGGCCAGATGCGGAAGAAGACGTTACTGCGGTACAGGCAGCTCAGGAACTGGCCACCGGGATGAAAAATAAGACCACATCGCCTTTTATCGGCATTCGCATAAAACCATTCACCGAAGACCTGAAACAACGAGGCATTCGTACACTTGACATCTTTCTTTCTACCCTGCTTGAACAAACACATGGCGTTTTACCCGACAACTTTGTGGTGATGCTGCCCAAAGTAACCATTCCCGAACAGGTAGTAACCCTGGTGCGTTTGTTTGAACTGTTTGAAAAAACACATCAATTAACACCGGGTTCCCTCAAAATGGAAACCATGGTGGAAGCCACGCAGATCATTATGGATGATGAAGGACGCAATCCTTTGTTACGAATCATAAAAGCCAGTGAGGGGCGGTGTATAGCGGCACATTTCGGAACTTATGATTATACCGCTTCCTGTGGAATAACGGCAAAATACCAGACTATGGCGCACCCGGTTTGCGATTTTGCCCACCACATGACCAAGGTGGCACTGGCGGGTACAGGCATCTTTTTATCTGATGGGGCTACCAATGTAATGCCCATTGGCCCGCACCGTGGCGACACACTCACGTTTGAACAGATGGCAGAAAACCGGGAGTCTGTGCACCATGCATGGCGAACCGGCTTCCATCATACCATGCATTCCCTTATCAATGGCTTTTACCAGGGTTGGGACCTGAACCCCGCCCAATTGCCGATGCGATATGCAGCTACTTACAATTTCTTTTTGAACAGTTATGAAGATGCTGTGTTCCGGTTAAAAACATTTGTTGAGCGGGCCGCCATCTCCACGCTTACCAAAGACATCTTCGACGATGCGGCCACCGGCCAGGGATTGTTGAACTTCTTTTTAAAGGCTATGAACTGCGGTGCTATTACCGAAGCCGAAGCAACTGCTACCGGGCTTACCATTGAGGAAATCCGCAGCCGGTCGTTTTACCGCATCCTGGAAGGAAGAAGAAATACAAAACGCTAA